From the genome of Solea senegalensis isolate Sse05_10M linkage group LG21, IFAPA_SoseM_1, whole genome shotgun sequence:
gattcagtacactgaaaagaactgctgtgtgtttgtgttgcatataAAACATCGTCATGGCAGTTTCACACAGCCGTGCTATAaaactccgcccacattgatgAGATAAAAGAAGTATAAGTAATTGAAAACAATGTGCCCGATATCAAActgagtcgtgctagaactgtatcatagTGTCTTTAGACCAGGCAAACTGACTGCACGAGTAATTTAACATTATCTGTACATTTTGTTGGACAAAAAGTTAGCGAGGTGCACATTTTGATACAACAGCCGATTATTTCACCCAGTCACCTCAAGGATGTCGTCATTCCTCTCCATGATGGACAAGGCGACTGCAGCACTTTCCAGCGTGGACAGACACATGTTGGAAGGCTGTGTGCGGATCACGTACTGACTTGTCAGGGTCCTATTGAGCTGCACCTGATAAAGCAAAGCAGGAGTGTTAAAAACTGACCACACTTTGAAGGAAAAATGTGAAAGACAAACTAAATATCTTGTGAGTTCTAAGAATAACTGAAAGCTACCATAGGTTTATCTAGAGGATTGGAAGAGATGGGTGAGATGACTTTTGTAGAATTGTCTTTTGTCACATTACAGAGAACACATGTGTTCAAACTCTTCTTCCTATTCTCTTTACTCCTCATCTTACCATATTCATGATTATGATATAGTTATACACACACCTGTTGAGGCAGGTGTAACAGGCTGTTATGGAGGAACATCTTTTTAGCCTGTCTCCAGGTGCCATCTATGATGATTACATTATGATTTACAGTGTCTGCTTCTTCTTGTTTCACTATATCCTCCAGGTTCTGGGATTTGGGGCCGGGGAAAAGGATCAGTGTCCTGCTGTCCCGGCACACTGTAGCCAGCTCTGGGTgcctgagaggagaggagatatATTTTAGGATTAAATGACTGTGATGTGATACAAGGGAAAGTATGTTAAGAATAAAGTGCTCCTTACTTTCCCTCACTGAATCTCCTTCCAACTATGACATTGCATTTTCCTTGAGGCAAACAAGCAGCAAGTAAAGGAACAGTGCGGAGTACTCTGCTTTCCTGAAAGCACAAGAGGGGTTTGAAAAGttattttataatgtaattttataatatttataatgattATCATAAACTAGCACGATTAGAAAATTGTACACaatattttgttgattttaaaagtaaatacaacCTATAGagcaaataaatataaagatgaACATCTCCTCACTTCTTTGTGCAATGTCTTGCAAGCCTGGGCATCTTACCCAGTCAGTACCACCTGTCTGAGTCATCTGAAAGTCAAAGGTCCAATTCAGACCTGGCATTAACATCCATACTGAAAGACTAGTGGACAGCATTAAGTACAAGTGCTCACATCTGGCAGCAACAAGCCTCCTGGAGGCGTGTCCTGTGACCACCTGTGAACGGATCTCACTCGCGTCACCCGCACAATAAGAAAGTAACCACAGACATCATGTCATATAGaacaaaattgtgttttcaaagaGTCGGATGGCACAGATGTGTCTGCCGTCGCAGGTTGCTGCTCATACCTAAAGCGTTCATctcatcagtgtcagtgagcCAATTATCCTGATTATGCATCCTGATGTTTGACTCTGATCTAACAGTGTCTTCATGTGTGCAGGAAGCCACAATCGGAGACGGAGATAATTTCCCCCAATGGAGAAGTgaattagagtgtgtgtgtgtgtgtgtgtgtgtgtatgagtatgtgatgtcatgtgttaTGTTTGAAGGTACAGTATGTCAAGAAGACGGTAAATTTTTGGTTGTAATAAAGTTGGTATCAAAAATGGTATTGTTCAGGAATCAGTTTCAATATTTTATCAACACTCAGCCCTAAAACAAACAACCTTGCTTGTGATTGATTCACTAAACTCAATACATATGTGTGTCCTTTTCCATaactgtgttcacacacacacacaattactgcccattaaataaacaatttataAGCAGTACCAGTTTCTGAAATAatgtgtgtaaacagttttaaaatgtacgttataacactgtgttttttctacttttacgttaataaatattaatattatcaatattattaaCCAATAATAACAACTCACCTCTGCTGGATGCTGCACTATGTACAAAGAAGTGGAGACATCCAGAGGTTGTGATGGAAGAAAGGGACAGAGACACACCTTCTCTGGGCGACTatagtgaggagaggaggaggagaggaggaggagagttaAAGACGTGAAGCTGTGGTTTGTAACATTACATCACCATATCACTTTGAATAAAACGTGTCAGTAACATGAGGAGAATGTATTGTAAAGACTTGGCCAACGCCACCACATTAGCTCTGCTAGCTATGTAGCACGAGATTCACATTCATGTACAGCTCACCAGCATCGTAAACACGTCGGTCTTCGCCCTCTCTCGTCGTCCTCAAACGGGAGGGCGGCCAGCTCTCCGAAAGCATCGACCAGTCCGTTCTCCGTCGTGGAGTCGTCGAATGTTTCAGATTCGCTTTCATCGGAAGCGGCCGAGGAGCCAGGACTGTGCTCATTTTCCATCGCGAAGTGGCCAGAATACTAATTTCTCCAACTACTCAAACACACCGGCTTTATTTTCCTTCCACCGAAGTCGGCGAGAACCCGCCCCTGTCCTGCCTGTGATTGGCTCAGGACAGGACCGAGGCTCCCGTGATAGGTTCAGGCAAGAAGAGAGATGATTGGCTGCAGGGTAGGAGCAGGACTTAGCCAACTTCCGGTTCCGTTTACGAGCTGCGGATATAAATAAACCAACTGACTGAAGAGCCAGAAATTATATAGTGGTGATTAAAATTAATTTAGCTTTCCACGCGTTAGGAATGcgtgatattttgtttttccacaaacgcccacacacacacacacacacacacacacatacttacgggcatgcacatatatgttagCTTTGTTCTTAACCtggcaaataaaatgaaatacaataaagtTGCAATGCAGCATTTGTGGTTTCAAATGGATGTTGagatgaaattatttttatatttatatttatagctGGTTATTTCAGAACGTCTATGTAATATGAAAAGAGAGCTATGTTTCATTATTAATAACTCAcaacaaaatgtataatttattattttaggaGCGAGAGGCCTCAGAGGTGGGAACAACATGAAACCTCTTAAGTGTCCcttttttgtcttctcttctgAAAGCACCTGTGGTTTAAGTCATACCAGCAGCACTCTTGCCAACTGTCTATTTTAAATGATCGATTTAATAAATTTGGGTCTGTCTACATTCATCATTCACGAATCCTAACTgaacttaaaatgaaaataataaagagCCCCAGTTCTCCCCCTGGAACCCTTTGCTCCAATGGCCTCTCTTAATATTCAGGAAATAAAAGAGTAAATACAACCACAACAGCAATTAACAAAGGTTAGCGTTGGGGAGCACACATCTTTGTGGTGGACAGTGTCATAAACATATAAACCAGGATGGTGACTCTACTCCTTTCCACACTTATGAGTTCCTCCAGATGATGGCACTGCAGGATAAGGAACAGGAAAAGCAGCGCTCCACTCGATGTTGCCAGAATGTCTGTTATGACACAATGTGTGCACCACAACTCCCTCTCCACCTGCAGACCATAGTCCCAGGAGCCTTGACCTCCACCATAAACTACTCGCTCCTACCAGCTTGGCCGAGCAAAGGTCACATCACCATCGTCCCGCTGGATTTCGTGTAAAAGATCTTTCATGTCTCGTAGGGGAGTTTCCAAATATGCGATGCCATTTGTCCTCATGTTGGCTACAGTGGAAGACGGCTGACCTGCATGGACAGGCTCTGAATTCCCTGCTGTCCAGGGAATTCTGTGTGGACAGTGAGACTAATGCAGACTGTACATACAGCTGGGACTGCGTAACGTGAAGCCATGCAATAATAGACCATATGAAACAGCAGCTGAAGCTAACATATGTATTCTCTTAATAATCCAAAAGCCCCTTTCATGCTCTACTTTAATTTAGATAGTGCTAGATGCATTTGGGTTTGTTCGTCCCCAGTGGAGACTGATTTCTTGGATTGTTAGAGGGTGTAATACTGTATGAACAATTGCACTGTTgtttcctaaataaataaaataaatgaaaccacGATTAGATAGAAAGAATGGGGGAAATATTCAGATGCAATTACAGTGAAATGTTCCTCCTCATAAATTGCATTAACCTGAACCTGAAGAGTGCAATAAAAGTTAATAGAAACTGaacagttttcagttttaaatggtGATCATGTGTTCTTAAAACACTGTCTACGAAGTGGCAACAAAAGTCCACATATGCATGTTTTGTGGAGTCGGGATGAATAACAaatttatattgtatttcatgATCCATTGTCAAAAAAGGATCTGTCATTTGAAATGGATGGAGGTCACAGAGAGGTGCCGTGTTGCTCACCACATGGCAGAGCCCGTTTAAGCGATCTGAAATTAGAGACAAATCACCCAAAAACATGGGGGAAATCCCTCATCACCAAGAGAATTCAAACCAAATGTTTAGGTTTTGTCCTCAGTGTTGTTAtatcacacacagataaaaccTTTATGGACAGGAAAGCAATGTAGGTTTATCAAACAGGCCAAACTCACAGCCACAGCCCAGAGAGGAAGGAAGTGTCCATTTGACTCATGTAACCTGGAACAACTCTTAGCTCAGTACAATACAATGTCTAGAGAGTCGTTTAAAAACGTAATGTTTCTCATGTATTTCCGCAGAAGTGACCTGTGTCAAtaaacatgaacagaaatgaaaacccttttttttttatcctgccACAGATGTGACACAATAACAAAGGCAATGCTCATGCTCCAAATAGTTTCCTGTGGCACTTTGCAGAAAGCTGCAGCATGCAGCACAGAAGTACTGAGCAACAAAGGGCTAACTGCAGctctgagagagaaaacaattcAACAGCACAATGCTCGCTCTTATCCGACAAACATGCCTTGAGCTGTGCCTATTGTGTCAGGGGCCCCTGTAGACCAGCATGTAAACATCCCCTCTGTACCCCATCACGACTATATTCAGACcctgaacaggaagtgatttcaTACCCAACATCCACCCCAGTCTTCCTCTCTCAGGTGGAGAGCTGCATTCCTGGCAGCAGACCTGCCAGATCAAGGAACAGGATGATGGAGAGTGGACAGGGCGGAGCCTTTTCTCCAAAGCCTCAATAAACTCTGACAACATTACTAAAGATTCATGACAGATGGTTTTTGGTGATTTGTTCTTTTAACAAAATATGCTTAGTTTACACAACGTGTCCACATCTATCTTTCTGAGagtgcaaagaaaagaaaaagaaaacaaacataaagatgctgtgacatcatcacctccTCATGTACAGGTCATTCCACATGGGATGAGGCCTAACAGTAAAGGTACAGCCCTGACCTTCTTCAACCTTAAACAGGTTATTGTCcgagaaaaaataatcaataaaacattcaaaaaagaGGTTAGCAATATGATCTTTGTCTAGGTTTTTTTATTGGATGTCTAACAACATATGTTGCATAGAAGTGAGGAAAGAAAGGCATTAATCATTACAGAGAACGGGTTGTTGTAGTGAACTCCCTTTtcaaaaagcaattttttttgttaattcatTTCACTTCAACGTCCATTTGAAGCATTTAATGGTACAGcatttgtgttgcatttaagcCATCAACAGTGATTCAGTTTTGTTTAAATAAGgagttattacattacattacaagttATATATCGTTCTTTATATCAAGATAAAACAGAATAACGGCATACCACACTCACCACAAATCTGTAATATGTGAATAGTTAatagaaaagagaaaatcaaaaTCAGTCAGAGGTAGCTGTGGAAATAtcaggaaggaggaagagaggtTCAAATCAGAGCCAGACATCGGCTAAGGGCCCtatgaccaccagggggcctcCTAGAGCAtttcattattcttttctttgtttgatgATAACGTTGAGTCTTTTGCAAAGATTACATAGTTTTCAGACAAAAAGTTCTTAACATATCTTTGTTCTTAAACTAATACATAATAAAGAGATGGCACTTTAACAAGATAAGATAGTTTATTATGCGACTTTGACTTTCATTGTAGTGTTGTTGTTGcgctttgtttttcattccatTGTCATGGTGACAATAGATGCATTgtctattgttttattttgttacgtTTTAGTAGTCTGACACCATATTGGTATCTTGGTATCGTGCCATTTTGAATACAAAGTAAAAATCAATACCAGTCCATTCTTCTGAGATATAATTAAAAAGCCAATAATATAAGGGTAATAACATGCCAGGCAGCAACACAGCTGATATAAACATTAGTATGCATAAAGGTAACttaggaggaaagaaaaaaacctttttgtctAAATGCAGCACTTTTTTAACGACACAGtacacattttttgttgtttttgaaagtttAGTTAATTCCCAGTGAGGGTCCAAACCCCGATGTGATCTCTATTTTGGTGTGGACTAATGAGTCACGCACATTTGTAAAATCACTCAAGCTGAACGATTGTGtaacttattatttttttaaaatgcctAATTTGAACATGACAAATCTGACTGAAAACCACTGCGCTGTGaccacaatgaaaaaaaacccatcataTATCTATACGATGATTAAACACTGAGATACACATGTTTGACTTCTGTCAGTGACTCCGGTCTGTGAGGAGTGAGTCAGAGCAAAGCTAACAAACCAAACGGCGGAGACAAAAAAACGGCTGTTTTTCAAGAATGCATGGAAACACCTGCAGTGACCTTCAAGGGAACTGGGTCCTTTCACTCATGTTTGcttgggtgtgtgtttgtgtatgtgagtgtcgTTCTGGTTTGAAATCTCAATAAACACACGCCAAACTGGAGGTCAGTCGTTCTATAAATGGGTGCAATCTTGAGTGGAAGCTTGAATCAAAAGGTTAACAGAATTTTAAGTTGCAGGTCAATCACACACATATAGATCACAGTCATTGGGAAAATGGTACAGCTGGATCAGAACCAGTGCAGATTCTGAAGCACATCTTCCATCTGTGAATCCCTGCTAGGGGGGGAGGGATATGAGTGCAACATCCTCTGGGGGGAGTGAAGGATGAAATGAGGaaacccaaaataaataaaaggaggaaaataaaacaggaggtggggctgaaaaacaaataaacacacgaCTAGTTTTACACCCACCTGCTCCACCGGCTGTCATTTAGCAGCTTCTGACAGACCCCTGACGGCCACATGTGGTACAAGACACATCCTCCTCTTTGTTTAAGCATAGCAGTGTCTGAACTTAAAACAAAGCCAgtatttttaaacaatgcaCAAAATGGCTGCATGAATTATCATCCATACCATTGCATTGCTCTATAAATAGATAGATTAGATCCATAATATACAAATAGATAGAcaacacaaaagaaataaaaagcaaacatagaataaaaaagaaaaaaacatctgtaaggTGTTGACTCGAACAGTAAAAGTTCACTGACACTTGTccaataaaataattcattatacatatacaatataaattGTTCATATAcaaaagttacatactacagctttaagcaAAACTGgcagcactgaaaaaaaaaaaacttggccTTAAATCAATAGAGATAGAACTTAAATTAACTGAACGTATGAAAAACTAAGCCTTCTCATGGCCAAGTTTGGGCAGCCCCTGGctaagtggaaagggaacttggcttgtaaccaaggggttgctggtttgagtcccACCAGGTCAAAACAAAAGCTGGTGTACCCTTGAGCAAGGTACCTTCACATTGCTCCCCgggctcctaattctaggaaggtttcgaGTAGaagataaatactgtatttcctCGTCTCAGGACTACTTTAATTTGATatgaaaaaatgtatatttcccACCCATCAACAGTGgttaaaaaacatataatagcataataacgtTATTTGAAAATCATTTTCTTGTTTGCAATTATATTTATACCACAGTGGGTGTGTATGAGCCATATGTGTATCTTTATTAACAGTTAACCACTCAGTTATGTTTATAAAtgagttaaataataaaactacTAAACTGGTTTGCAGTCGTCAAGTAGAAACTCAGAAACTGTCAACAAAAGATTAGTCACATTGAGCACATAATTGATAAATGATGTCCTTGTTGAAAagaatttattttatgaatggatcttgtaaataatacattaaacaCAAAGTGTTCTCAGTTCTCAGGTTTGTTTTAGGTGGAAGAACTGTTGGCTAGATAAGTCGGctactcctacacacacacacacacactatgcatTACTCCTCCTCTTAGGATCAGTCCAGTGACACTGAATGATTCAGTGACGATAACAAAGGCTCAGCTGTGAGTTGCCGTACGTTTCCTGACGGAGACGAAGAGCGCGAGGTCGCTAAAGCAACCTTTATACCTCAGAACTCCAAGAATCCTTTTTAATTTACTCTCCCACGTTCATTCTTTGACCCCACGCcgtcacacaaaacacactctcacacactcacacacaagcagagatGACAAGCGGAGAGGAGTAACAGGTTCAGTCACTGActggtcgagaccgagacactGATAAGAGCTCAGTGTGAGTGAAGCTGGAGATCAGTGGTTACAAACACCATCTCTGCAAgtgatgtttgtgcttctgtttAAACTCACTGCACTGATtaactgccacacacacacacacacacacagtgtccacatACACATCATGTTATAGGTCCACTGTGTGAAAGTGAGGTGAGatgattttcatttggcagGAATGGAAGACAAAATAAATTGTACTTAATATTTCATAGGTGTACATTCACCTggttgtattgttgtttttaacccaAAATaatccttttatatttataccaGGAGCCAGAGGCCGTCATGTTTGACCACCATAGCCCACATCTTTTTAGTTTTATACTTGGCCAATAAGAAGAATGCTTATAAAGATCAGAGAAATGTCAgtcataaaaatgacacaagatTTTAATCAGACTCATTTCGATTttcttcatgtcatgtaaacacgttagtccaactaaaatcgagctagtcttagtcggactaacgtacctggacAGTGCAACTCATAGTCCGATttctcctgcatgtatacgcttagtcagacttgGCATTCTGCGCATGCAACaacatttgtataaatgtataaactgcagcactgtTAACGGAAAATAACAGACAACGTGATGGCGTTGGCGAAGCTACGGAGAAGATCCACTCCTGGACTGatgattaaaatgtacattaggTACAAAACAACCTCAGCACAATGTCACCGTCACAGGAAACGGATTCATTACACACTAGCTCAATAGAGAGGcagattttctcctcctcatgtaTACTTGGATTCTGCAAATTGTCCAATTGCCTCCCTTCATCGGACTCTGACCTCAGCTTGATTTAATAGTGCATGGAAACACACTCACTGGTGTTGCAACAGGTTAGACAAAGCAGGCAACTGCCCGGGGCCCTAAGCTGAAGGGGGCCCCTGAAAACAATTGACAATCAGATGGGACAACTATGTCTCTTTAAATTTCATGATCAGCAGTGTTCAGGGGACGTCGGTGACACCGTGGTTGGAACACTCTCTAACTTGTGGTCAAATGCCACTATCGTTTGCTTAGTTTTGATTTGATGTCGGCCTCCCTGGTCTCTTTTGCTTGGGGCCCCATGGTTCTCTTGAAACACTCCTGCACAAAGTACATCAATTAATGTGTCACTTTCTTCCACTACTTCCACTCCTGCAAAACTAGCCTGACtaaagtgtttttaatcatttcttaaGTAACCACAACACAATGCAGCATTTAgcataaatctttttttccaccGTGGACGTCTCTTGTATTAAGTGCTGGTTTTTCGATGTCATCATGACATTCTAACTGTGATTTATGTGCAGTGAAAAAATGTAATGCATCATAAAACGCGCTGTAAATTCGAAACAGGGTCATCACACAGTTACTGAATCATAAGATTGCTGTGAAATCCATTAAGGCGAGAAATGTTTTTGGCGTAACCTTATCATTATGATGTCAAACCTGATTACACAGTGTAATGGAGATAGAAAAACGACAGCGACAACCACGTTAACATTGGTTCCCTATATAAGCCTTGTTTTCATGACGTTTTTCTCTTTGCCACTGGGACACTTTCAGAGATTTGGGCCACAAAGAAAGCACGCTTTTGTCTTTATgacagtgaccaaacaggaagGTAAGGGTCTCTCACATGTGTCTGCTGTGGCACTTATGTGCAGCTTCCGTTATATTTTAGATAGAATTTGCATTTGAATTTCATGAAACATACATTTAATGCTCCTCCGTTCCTATATAATTACCAGGACTCTTCCCTATGAAGACGTGCATCCGTCGGTTctgcacatatttcacaataaacatTTGTCGGGAAAATGAATAGCTTCAAGGAgcgcttttactttgaaaccgAAA
Proteins encoded in this window:
- the dtwd2 gene encoding tRNA-uridine aminocarboxypropyltransferase 2; translated protein: MENEHSPGSSAASDESESETFDDSTTENGLVDAFGELAALPFEDDERGRRPTCLRCCRPEKVCLCPFLPSQPLDVSTSLYIVQHPAEESRVLRTVPLLAACLPQGKCNVIVGRRFSEGKHPELATVCRDSRTLILFPGPKSQNLEDIVKQEEADTVNHNVIIIDGTWRQAKKMFLHNSLLHLPQQVQLNRTLTSQYVIRTQPSNMCLSTLESAAVALSIMERNDDILEVLLRPLTALCSFQLQHGAQVHHSKEHLLKNGMYDKPLPKNKRKIKRLEKFVTDYNICPR